AACTAGAAGATGGATATACAAATACCTTCTTTGTTCATGTAACCTTGGCTCCAGTACTAGATGCAGTAGGAGAACAAAAAACAAAGCCTACCCAACATAGCGTACAGGAATTGCGTAGGATAGGCATCCAGCCTGACCTATTGGCGGTCAGATGTAGAACTCCGTTAACGAGAGAAACGATTAGAAAAATTTCACTGTTTGCTAGTATTCCAACGGAGTGCGTCATGTCTAGCCATGATGCACCCTCAATCTATTCTGTCCCTAAAATTCTATTCGATCAGGGGATTACGAAAGTAATTTCAAAGAGTTTGAATTTGGACTTGACCCCACGAATTCTGAAATGGAATAAGATTGCCAGTTCTTTCCTAAAATTCGATGGGAGTGTGAAAATAGCTATAATAGGCAAATACGTAGATTTGAAAGATAGCTACGTGAGTGTATCTCAAGCAGTACTACATTCTGGTGCTAAATTCTCAAAGGAAATAATTATAGATTGGATAGATTCTGAAAGATTAGAATTCTCAGGTTCCAACAAATCTGGTATTTACGATAATCCTAAGCTTCTTGAATGTTTGAGGAAATTTGATGGTATTTTGGTTCCGGGAGGATTCGGAAGTAGGGGTAGCGAAGGCATAATCAATTCGTGCAATTTTGCAAGGGTAAATGATATTCCTTTTTTGGGGATTTGTTTTGGATTTCAACTTGCAATTGTTGAGTATGCGAGAAATGTATGTAAACTAGCCGATGCAAATTCAACAGAAATTAATTCAAAGACTAACAACCCAGTGGTCTTATATATGCCCGAACAAAAACAAATCAAAACGATGGGAGGAACGATGAGATTGGGCCTTCACAATATTCAGATTAAACCTGGTTCTATCGCTTCAAAAATATATCGAAAACATGTGGTTCAAAAACGTCATAGGCACAGGTATGAATTTAACCAAGAATATAGAGATCTGATTGAGAGTAACGGAATGAGATTTACTGGATCATCAGATGCAGGAAAAAGGATCGAAATTCTAGAAATACCGGGTCACAAATTCTTTCTGGGTATCCAGTATCATGGTGAATTTCATAGCCGACCGGGGTTCCCAGAACCTGCATTTGAAAATTTCATAAAAGCAGCGGTTGAAAATAAGAAGGTAACCAGAAAGCTTACCTAGATGTTAGATTTTTAACTCATAGATTTTTTGTCTGGCATCTCTGAGAGAAATTTTCTTTTTTACATAGCCCCTATTTAACAAGTGAGATAAAGATAACCTAATCGTTCTCTCAGGCAGCATAGTCTTATTAATCAAATCTTTTTGCGTCATGGCGCCCTCATATTCTAGTGTTTTGAGAATTAATTTTGCACTTGGTGGCATACGTAAAAGATCTTCAGCGTACTTTACTTTTTTCTCTATTATTCTGGTGGCAGAATAATTGTTGTTAAGCGTTACTAACCTGGCAGGAAATTCATGTTTGTTACATTGCAATTTATCTGTAATCTTTACACGAGATGTTCCGTCCAAGATTACTTCACAATGGTGACTTGACGTTATATCTACTATCTCTACAAAACATTCATCAGAAACGATGAGAGGGCGTCTAGTATTGTCCAATGAGTTGACTGAAACTACTACAACAACGTGTGAATTTTGGAGTATAATTGGCCCACCCGCTGACATTGCGTACGCAGTGGAACCAATTGGAGTAGCAATAATTACCCCATCACTGTTATCATGCCAAATATCTTTATTGTTTATTCTGAGAAAATGTTCCATCAGGATAGCACTCTTGTTAGAAAATATTGCAACGTCATTAAGGACCGGCTCTATTTCTTTTCCATCTACCTTAACAGCCAACCTTTCTTCTTCCCTTATTTCGTAGTTACCGGACTTTAGTGATTCCTTTATCAGATCAATGCCTTTAACATCAATCTGAGCCAGAAACCCGGTAGAATTCGATTCATACAAGCCCAAAACAGGAGCTGACTGGACCGATGTTTTGTGAAAGTAATTGAGAATACCCCTGTCGCCGCCAGGTACTAATACCATGTCAACATCTTTAGCCACATCTTGGTTCGAAGTATTCATGATCTGTGTCTGAATGTGTGATTCTTCTAGTGTTTTTACCACTTGGTTCAATATGGTTGAATCTTTACCGGTAAATCCTGACAAAGCAATTCGCATTATAATGAATCTTTGTTTGATTAAGGTAATTTAATAAAGTTTGTTTTTATTTCCATTTTTCTGCCCTAATCAACTACCTTAAATTTTATAGTATTATAGAAGTAAGAAGCAAATCTTTCGATTAAATTCATTCTTTCTGGAACTTTTTGAACTCCCTTTTTTTTTGATTCCAGCGAAGAAATTACGGATCCAGCTCCAAAACATATTGCCCAAAGCGGGTCTCGTTCTTTTAGATAAGCGCATGTGAATCCGGTCGCGAGAATGTCGCCCAGGCCTGTATGATCGGGACTATCGATTTTTTTGAACTTTATTGTATAGACAATATTTTTATGTAAAAAAATAATGCTATTACTACCTGTTGATATTACAAATTGAAGATTAAACTTGTCTCGTAGCATTAACATTCCTTCTATGGATGTAGTTCCTCCGGTAAGAGCCGATAATTCCTCCGGGTCGGCTTTAATGGCCGTCACTCCATTAAGATCTAAATCCATGCTCTTCCTGTTTGAGATTAACCCCTCATTGTTTTTATATCGGAGAAACCCTTGAGGATCAATCATTATGAAACTATCTCTGTAATTATCCACCACTTTCCGGAGCGTGTTTTGAGAAATTTCTTCAAATATTGGACTCAACAAGTAGGCATCACTATCCTCAAAATCACTAGCGTTAATCTCTGAACAACT
This Candidatus Nitrosocosmicus oleophilus DNA region includes the following protein-coding sequences:
- a CDS encoding CTP synthase, whose protein sequence is MTNTPKFIFVTGGVMSGLGKGIVASSIAKLLQLCGLKVTCIKIDPYLNYDAGTMNPLTHGEVFVTDDGGECDMDIGNYERFLNTSLKSSHNLTAGRIFSNVIGLEREGKYLGQCVQIIPHITDEIKKQLRKISLEENLEIMVVECGGTVGDIESLPFLEALRQMELEDGYTNTFFVHVTLAPVLDAVGEQKTKPTQHSVQELRRIGIQPDLLAVRCRTPLTRETIRKISLFASIPTECVMSSHDAPSIYSVPKILFDQGITKVISKSLNLDLTPRILKWNKIASSFLKFDGSVKIAIIGKYVDLKDSYVSVSQAVLHSGAKFSKEIIIDWIDSERLEFSGSNKSGIYDNPKLLECLRKFDGILVPGGFGSRGSEGIINSCNFARVNDIPFLGICFGFQLAIVEYARNVCKLADANSTEINSKTNNPVVLYMPEQKQIKTMGGTMRLGLHNIQIKPGSIASKIYRKHVVQKRHRHRYEFNQEYRDLIESNGMRFTGSSDAGKRIEILEIPGHKFFLGIQYHGEFHSRPGFPEPAFENFIKAAVENKKVTRKLT
- a CDS encoding PfkB family carbohydrate kinase is translated as MKVCIASHVALDEIIALDGEKTQSLGGPVCYGSRLAKTFSFDTFAATKVGNDIVDKSQLLRDCNIFLRENQIDKLNPTTKFRLVLNKDTERQLFLLSSCSEINASDFEDSDAYLLSPIFEEISQNTLRKVVDNYRDSFIMIDPQGFLRYKNNEGLISNRKSMDLDLNGVTAIKADPEELSALTGGTTSIEGMLMLRDKFNLQFVISTGSNSIIFLHKNIVYTIKFKKIDSPDHTGLGDILATGFTCAYLKERDPLWAICFGAGSVISSLESKKKGVQKVPERMNLIERFASYFYNTIKFKVVD
- a CDS encoding NAD(+)/NADH kinase, whose product is MRIALSGFTGKDSTILNQVVKTLEESHIQTQIMNTSNQDVAKDVDMVLVPGGDRGILNYFHKTSVQSAPVLGLYESNSTGFLAQIDVKGIDLIKESLKSGNYEIREEERLAVKVDGKEIEPVLNDVAIFSNKSAILMEHFLRINNKDIWHDNSDGVIIATPIGSTAYAMSAGGPIILQNSHVVVVVSVNSLDNTRRPLIVSDECFVEIVDITSSHHCEVILDGTSRVKITDKLQCNKHEFPARLVTLNNNYSATRIIEKKVKYAEDLLRMPPSAKLILKTLEYEGAMTQKDLINKTMLPERTIRLSLSHLLNRGYVKKKISLRDARQKIYELKI